Proteins found in one Scomber scombrus chromosome 15, fScoSco1.1, whole genome shotgun sequence genomic segment:
- the prune2 gene encoding protein prune homolog 2 isoform X2, whose amino-acid sequence MNSDGGEGRPVPPTSLPLQGGPTQRKKLSAPRISLSLDQSEDDLGETPDDLDINVDDLDTPDEGDYLDYTDHEMDWEDPNAANKSGTSEPYNPIPTYSAEEERQDSKLWRTVVIGEQEHRINMKIIEPYMKVVSHGGYYGNGVNAIIVFAACFLPDSDREDYHEIMENLFLYVISTLELMVAEDYMIVYLNGATPHRRMPGLGWLKKCYQMIDRRLRKNLKSFIILHPSWFIRTVLAITKPFISAKFSSKIKYVNNLDELQDLIPMDCIQIPECIIRLDKELKEAAENSKVNSFLYGTEPTAAGKTEPDKAGASSS is encoded by the exons ATGAATTCTGACGGGGGTGAAGGCAGACCAG TCCCTCCTACCTCTCTACCCCTGCAAGGAGGTCCAACCCAAAGAAAAAAGCTATCTGCCCCTCGTATCAGCCTGTCACTGGACCAGAGCGAGGATGACTTGGGGGAGACGCCAGATGATCTTGACATTAACGTCGATGACCTCGACACTCCAGATGAAGGGGATTACCTCGACTACACGGACCATGAAATGGACTGGGAAG ATCCGAATGCAGCCAATAAGAGTGGGACAAGTGAGCCGTACAATCCAATCCCGACATACAGTGCTGAGGAGGAGCGTCAGGACAGCAAACTGTGGAGGACAGTCGTCATTGGGGAACAGGAGCACCGTATCAACATGAAGATCATTGAGCCTTACATGAAAGTCGTTTCCCATGGAG gCTACTATGGCAACGGAGTGAATGCCATCATAGTGTTTGCCGCCTGTTTCCTGCCagacagtgacagagaggaCTACCATGAAATAATGGAAAATCTTTTCCT ttacGTAATCAGCACACTGGAGTTGATGGTAGCAGAGGACTACATGATCGTCTACCTGAATGGAGCCACTCCCCACAGAAGAATGCCAGGCCTTGGTTGGCTAAAGAAATGCTATCAGATGATTGACAGAAG GCTCAGGAAGAATTTGAAATCCTTCATTATTCTCCATCCATCATGGTTTATCAGGACGGTTCTAGCCATTACCAAGCCCTTCATAAG CGCCAAGTTCAGCAGCAAGATAAAGTATGTGAACAATCTGGATGAGttgcaggatctcatccccatGGATTGCATCCAGATCCCAGAGTGCATCATTAG ACTTGACAAGGAACTGAAAGAGGCCGCAGAGAACTCAAA AGTGAATAGTTTTCTGTACGGAACGGAGCCAACAGCAGCAGGCAAAACAGA ACCAGACAAAGCCGGTGCCAGCAGCTCTTAA
- the prune2 gene encoding protein prune homolog 2 isoform X1 — MNSDGGEGRPGEFPPTSLPLQGGPTQRKKLSAPRISLSLDQSEDDLGETPDDLDINVDDLDTPDEGDYLDYTDHEMDWEDPNAANKSGTSEPYNPIPTYSAEEERQDSKLWRTVVIGEQEHRINMKIIEPYMKVVSHGGYYGNGVNAIIVFAACFLPDSDREDYHEIMENLFLYVISTLELMVAEDYMIVYLNGATPHRRMPGLGWLKKCYQMIDRRLRKNLKSFIILHPSWFIRTVLAITKPFISAKFSSKIKYVNNLDELQDLIPMDCIQIPECIIRLDKELKEAAENSKVNSFLYGTEPTAAGKTEPDKAGASSS; from the exons ATGAATTCTGACGGGGGTGAAGGCAGACCAGGTGAGT TCCCTCCTACCTCTCTACCCCTGCAAGGAGGTCCAACCCAAAGAAAAAAGCTATCTGCCCCTCGTATCAGCCTGTCACTGGACCAGAGCGAGGATGACTTGGGGGAGACGCCAGATGATCTTGACATTAACGTCGATGACCTCGACACTCCAGATGAAGGGGATTACCTCGACTACACGGACCATGAAATGGACTGGGAAG ATCCGAATGCAGCCAATAAGAGTGGGACAAGTGAGCCGTACAATCCAATCCCGACATACAGTGCTGAGGAGGAGCGTCAGGACAGCAAACTGTGGAGGACAGTCGTCATTGGGGAACAGGAGCACCGTATCAACATGAAGATCATTGAGCCTTACATGAAAGTCGTTTCCCATGGAG gCTACTATGGCAACGGAGTGAATGCCATCATAGTGTTTGCCGCCTGTTTCCTGCCagacagtgacagagaggaCTACCATGAAATAATGGAAAATCTTTTCCT ttacGTAATCAGCACACTGGAGTTGATGGTAGCAGAGGACTACATGATCGTCTACCTGAATGGAGCCACTCCCCACAGAAGAATGCCAGGCCTTGGTTGGCTAAAGAAATGCTATCAGATGATTGACAGAAG GCTCAGGAAGAATTTGAAATCCTTCATTATTCTCCATCCATCATGGTTTATCAGGACGGTTCTAGCCATTACCAAGCCCTTCATAAG CGCCAAGTTCAGCAGCAAGATAAAGTATGTGAACAATCTGGATGAGttgcaggatctcatccccatGGATTGCATCCAGATCCCAGAGTGCATCATTAG ACTTGACAAGGAACTGAAAGAGGCCGCAGAGAACTCAAA AGTGAATAGTTTTCTGTACGGAACGGAGCCAACAGCAGCAGGCAAAACAGA ACCAGACAAAGCCGGTGCCAGCAGCTCTTAA